A window from Micromonospora terminaliae encodes these proteins:
- a CDS encoding alpha/beta fold hydrolase, which translates to MKPATLWPDHLLPAHHDVPPPWPGRQVRLDGTVTYVRDTPATAPGAEPALYVHGLGGSSQNWTDLAGLLADRLDGQAIDLPGFGRSEPGRRYTVPAFAERVVRWIEHSDRGPVHLFGNSLGGAVAVRVAALRPELVRTLTLISPALPFLDFRRSLQGRMLPLLAIPRGERLAAWRLAQLAPEVMAQQVMEACIADLTRISEQRRQEAVEEIRIRYEAAHYAAAYVRTFRGLVSSFLRSYLPGSGSLWRLTATVRVPTLVVGGRADRLVDVRVAPQAARVIPDSRLLLLDGVGHVAQLEVPRTVARAVLALLAEASPDGAPPGGEQTDAQARALITETGESGLRRDMAG; encoded by the coding sequence ATGAAGCCCGCCACCCTCTGGCCGGACCACCTCCTGCCCGCGCACCACGACGTCCCGCCGCCCTGGCCCGGCCGGCAGGTCCGGCTCGACGGCACGGTGACGTACGTGCGGGACACCCCGGCGACCGCACCGGGCGCCGAGCCGGCGCTCTACGTGCACGGCCTCGGTGGCTCCTCGCAGAACTGGACGGACCTGGCCGGCCTGCTCGCCGACCGGCTCGACGGCCAGGCGATCGACCTGCCCGGCTTCGGGCGCAGCGAGCCCGGCCGGCGCTACACGGTGCCGGCCTTCGCCGAGCGGGTGGTCCGCTGGATCGAGCACAGCGACCGGGGGCCGGTGCACCTGTTCGGCAACTCGCTCGGCGGCGCCGTCGCGGTCCGGGTCGCGGCGCTGCGGCCGGAGCTGGTCCGGACGCTGACGCTGATCTCCCCGGCCCTGCCGTTCCTGGATTTCCGGCGCTCGCTGCAGGGGCGGATGCTGCCCCTGCTGGCGATCCCCCGGGGTGAGCGCCTGGCCGCCTGGCGGCTGGCCCAGCTTGCTCCCGAGGTGATGGCCCAGCAGGTGATGGAGGCGTGCATCGCCGACCTGACCCGGATCAGTGAGCAGCGCCGGCAGGAGGCCGTCGAGGAGATCCGGATCCGCTACGAGGCGGCCCACTACGCCGCCGCCTACGTCCGCACCTTCCGTGGGCTGGTCTCCAGCTTCCTGCGGTCGTACCTGCCCGGATCGGGTTCGCTGTGGCGGCTGACGGCCACGGTGCGGGTGCCGACCCTGGTGGTGGGCGGGCGGGCGGACCGCCTGGTCGACGTCCGGGTGGCGCCGCAGGCCGCCCGGGTGATCCCGGACAGCCGCCTGCTGCTGCTCGACGGTGTGGGGCACGTGGCCCAGCTGGAGGTGCCCCGGACGGTGGCGCGGGCGGTGCTGGCACTGCTCGCCGAGGCGTCCCCCGACGGGGCGCCGCCGGGTGGGGAACAGACGGATGCGCAGGCCAGGGCATTGATCACCGAAACGGGGGAGAGCGGACTGCGCCGGGACATGGCAGGCTGA
- a CDS encoding TetR/AcrR family transcriptional regulator, with protein MTAVGNGAQTAGRPTRLPRSARRKQLLAAAQEVFVAHGYHAAAMDDIAERAGVSKPVLYQHFPGKMELYLALLDTHCDAIVAKVHDAMRGTNDNKERVGASVRAYFDFVDHESEAFRLVFESDLRNDPAVRQRVERVEQGCIAAITDTIISDTGVSRAHAELLASGLVGAAETAAQFWLAGGRQVPKAEAEALVAALSWRGIASFPLQGESA; from the coding sequence ATGACCGCTGTGGGGAACGGTGCGCAGACCGCCGGCCGGCCCACCCGACTGCCCCGCTCGGCGCGACGCAAGCAGCTGCTCGCCGCCGCGCAGGAGGTGTTCGTCGCGCACGGCTACCACGCCGCCGCGATGGACGACATCGCCGAGCGGGCGGGAGTCTCCAAGCCCGTGCTCTACCAGCACTTCCCGGGCAAGATGGAGCTCTACCTGGCGCTGCTGGACACGCACTGCGACGCCATCGTGGCGAAGGTGCACGACGCCATGCGCGGCACCAACGACAACAAGGAGCGGGTCGGCGCCTCGGTGCGCGCCTACTTCGACTTCGTCGACCACGAGAGCGAGGCGTTCCGGCTCGTCTTCGAGTCGGACCTGCGCAACGACCCGGCCGTACGCCAGCGGGTCGAGCGGGTCGAGCAGGGCTGCATCGCCGCCATCACCGACACCATCATCTCGGACACCGGCGTGAGCCGGGCCCACGCCGAGCTGCTCGCCTCGGGCCTGGTGGGTGCCGCCGAGACCGCCGCCCAGTTCTGGCTGGCCGGTGGCCGTCAGGTGCCCAAGGCCGAGGCGGAGGCGCTGGTCGCGGCCCTGTCCTGGCGGGGCATCGCCAGCTTCCCGCTGCAAGGTGAGTCAGCCTGA
- a CDS encoding DUF3107 domain-containing protein, with product MEVKIGVQYAPRELVLESAQSPAEIEQIVTDAIAKGEGTLSLTDEKGRRVIVPVSKVAYVEIAEASPRAVGFTVR from the coding sequence GTGGAGGTCAAGATCGGCGTGCAGTACGCGCCGCGGGAGCTGGTCCTGGAGAGCGCGCAGTCGCCGGCCGAGATCGAGCAGATCGTGACCGACGCCATCGCCAAGGGTGAGGGCACCCTCTCCCTGACCGACGAGAAGGGCCGGCGGGTCATCGTGCCGGTCTCGAAGGTCGCCTACGTCGAGATCGCGGAGGCCTCGCCCCGCGCGGTCGGGTTCACCGTCCGCTGA
- a CDS encoding ferritin-like fold-containing protein — translation MSAPAPALVDLLGLVAYGELLAFDRLAADARLAPDLRRRAALSEMAAAEIAHYRWIAERITTLGVTPDEAMGPYVEALQAYHDSTEPKDWPEAVTKAYVGDAISDDFLRAIADGLDGPDRRLILDVLHDSRYAEFAAAEIRAAIEADPPVANRLSMWARRLVGEALSQAGRVAAADRGALTALISREGVDAPALFRRLTEAHTARMTAAGLNN, via the coding sequence GTGTCCGCCCCCGCCCCCGCTCTGGTCGACCTGCTCGGCCTCGTCGCCTACGGCGAGCTGCTGGCCTTCGACCGGCTGGCCGCCGACGCCCGCCTCGCCCCCGACCTCCGCCGCCGGGCCGCGCTGAGCGAGATGGCCGCCGCCGAGATCGCCCACTACCGGTGGATCGCCGAACGGATCACCACGCTGGGCGTGACTCCCGACGAGGCCATGGGCCCCTACGTCGAGGCGTTGCAGGCCTACCACGACTCGACCGAGCCGAAGGACTGGCCGGAGGCGGTGACCAAGGCGTACGTGGGCGACGCCATCAGCGACGACTTCCTGCGCGCGATCGCCGACGGCCTCGACGGGCCGGACCGGCGACTGATCCTCGACGTGCTGCACGACTCCCGGTACGCCGAGTTCGCCGCCGCCGAGATCCGGGCCGCCATCGAGGCGGACCCGCCGGTGGCCAACCGGCTCTCCATGTGGGCGCGGCGCCTGGTCGGCGAGGCGCTCTCGCAGGCCGGCCGGGTCGCCGCCGCCGACCGGGGTGCGCTCACCGCGCTGATCTCCCGGGAGGGCGTGGACGCGCCGGCGCTGTTCCGCCGGCTGACCGAGGCGCACACCGCGCGGATGACGGCCGCGGGGCTGAACAACTGA
- a CDS encoding DEAD/DEAH box helicase — MSEQIQGQELAPTAPVRPEAPTFAELGARQETVEALAAAGITRAFAIQEYALPIGLRGVDLIGQAPTGTGKTLGFGIPLLERVFAPAEGSDGVPQALVVVPTRELGLQVAKDLDAAGRTRGVRVLPIYGGVAYEPQIDALRKGVEILVGTPGRLLDLAKQKHLRLDRVHALVLDEADRMLDLGFLDDVEKILAMLPEDRQTMLFSATMPDPIVALSRRFLRRPVTIHAGHTAETGPSPQTQQLVYRTHSMNKVEIVARILQAEGRGLTMIFTRTKRAADRVAEDLDFRGFAVAAVHGDLGQGARERALRAFRAGKIDILVATDVAARGLDVTGVTHVINYDCPEDQDTYTHRIGRTGRAGASGVAVTFVDWDDMPRWRIIDKTLGLDMPEPPETYHTSAHLYTDLAISRDVSGTLPTAERTRAGLSAEAEEDLGGGRSRRGERGPRRGESRGEGRGDGRGREPRRGRRGDGDTAGEGAATEASAEEGTRSPRRRRRRRAGETVAGEATAVIAAEGGAEPVATTAEGESAAKPRRRRRRRGGGGGGTGTPAEATAD, encoded by the coding sequence ATGAGCGAGCAGATTCAAGGCCAGGAACTGGCCCCCACCGCTCCGGTCCGTCCGGAGGCTCCCACCTTCGCCGAGCTCGGCGCCCGCCAGGAGACCGTCGAGGCCCTGGCCGCCGCCGGCATCACCCGCGCCTTCGCCATCCAGGAGTACGCGCTGCCGATCGGCCTGCGCGGCGTCGACCTGATCGGCCAGGCGCCGACCGGCACCGGCAAGACCCTCGGCTTCGGCATCCCCCTGCTGGAGCGCGTCTTCGCGCCCGCCGAGGGCAGCGACGGCGTGCCGCAGGCGCTGGTCGTCGTACCCACCCGCGAGCTGGGCCTCCAGGTCGCCAAGGACCTCGACGCGGCGGGCCGCACCCGGGGCGTCCGGGTGCTGCCGATCTACGGCGGCGTCGCGTACGAGCCGCAGATCGACGCGCTGCGCAAGGGCGTCGAGATCCTGGTCGGCACCCCCGGCCGCCTGCTGGACCTGGCCAAGCAGAAGCACCTCCGGCTCGACCGGGTGCACGCGCTGGTGCTCGACGAGGCCGACCGCATGCTCGACCTGGGCTTCCTCGACGACGTCGAGAAGATCCTGGCGATGCTGCCGGAGGACCGGCAGACCATGCTCTTCTCGGCCACCATGCCGGACCCGATCGTCGCGCTGTCCCGGCGCTTCCTGCGCCGCCCCGTGACCATCCACGCCGGGCACACCGCCGAGACCGGCCCGTCGCCGCAGACCCAGCAGCTGGTCTACCGCACCCACTCGATGAACAAGGTCGAGATCGTGGCGCGCATCCTCCAGGCCGAGGGACGCGGGCTGACCATGATCTTCACCCGTACCAAGCGGGCCGCCGACCGGGTGGCCGAGGACCTCGACTTCCGTGGTTTCGCGGTCGCCGCCGTCCACGGCGACCTGGGCCAGGGCGCGCGGGAGCGGGCGCTGCGGGCGTTCCGGGCCGGCAAGATCGACATCCTGGTGGCCACCGACGTGGCGGCCCGCGGGCTCGACGTCACGGGCGTCACCCACGTCATCAACTACGACTGCCCCGAGGACCAGGACACCTACACCCACCGGATCGGCCGCACCGGCCGCGCCGGGGCGTCCGGTGTCGCGGTGACCTTCGTCGACTGGGACGACATGCCCCGCTGGCGGATCATCGACAAGACCCTCGGGCTCGACATGCCCGAGCCGCCGGAGACCTACCACACCTCCGCGCACCTCTACACCGACCTGGCCATCTCCCGGGACGTCAGCGGCACCCTGCCGACCGCCGAGCGCACCCGCGCCGGCCTGTCCGCGGAGGCCGAGGAGGACCTGGGCGGCGGCCGGTCGCGGCGCGGCGAGCGCGGCCCGCGGCGCGGCGAGAGCCGGGGCGAGGGCCGGGGTGACGGCCGGGGCCGGGAGCCCCGCCGGGGTCGCCGCGGCGACGGCGACACCGCCGGCGAGGGCGCGGCCACCGAGGCGTCCGCCGAGGAGGGCACCCGCAGCCCGCGCCGCCGCCGGCGCCGCCGGGCCGGCGAGACGGTG